From Chroogloeocystis siderophila 5.2 s.c.1, one genomic window encodes:
- a CDS encoding site-specific integrase — MAQSNFFAGKERLGKITIERFRESIRLRWTIKSKTYSLTVGRDSRDALIAARAKAQVIDSDITFERFDPTLQKYGKSQPTVLELVSPIQVSEIKLRQLWDKFLDDRLPNLKPKSQDEYRKFTKLLDKLGENLTFDGLKTKNVLLNITTTDQTRRMLQYLSACCNWGIKHRLIADNPYRGLSSEMPKRQSIVNPTPDAFTPDERDAVIHAFKHDQRHGLSYNHYAAIVEFWFFTGCRPSEAIGFMWGKVSQDCTSVIFDGSIQTLADGSQVWSEGSKNNKSRAIALSKRVQSLLLSIKPENVKPNTLVFPSPTGKPINYNNFTKRAWHTIVDPIKPNTTPYNCRDTFITLQLLNGVPSAVIAKWCDTSTQMIDKNYADKLKLSQLRPID, encoded by the coding sequence ATGGCACAATCTAATTTCTTTGCAGGTAAAGAACGCCTAGGCAAAATCACGATTGAGCGATTTAGAGAGAGCATACGCCTCCGGTGGACGATCAAAAGTAAAACATACTCACTTACCGTCGGAAGGGATTCTAGAGACGCGCTCATCGCAGCTAGAGCCAAAGCACAAGTCATAGACAGCGATATTACCTTTGAGCGCTTTGATCCTACTCTCCAGAAATATGGCAAGTCACAACCAACTGTCTTAGAGCTTGTATCACCGATACAAGTCTCAGAAATCAAATTAAGGCAACTATGGGATAAATTTCTTGACGATCGACTTCCTAACCTCAAACCTAAAAGTCAAGACGAGTATCGAAAATTTACTAAACTACTCGATAAACTAGGCGAGAACCTGACTTTTGATGGATTAAAGACTAAAAACGTCTTACTCAATATCACAACAACTGATCAGACACGTAGGATGCTGCAATACTTGTCAGCTTGTTGTAACTGGGGAATCAAACATCGATTGATTGCTGATAATCCCTATCGAGGTTTATCGTCTGAAATGCCTAAACGGCAGTCGATCGTTAATCCAACTCCAGATGCATTCACTCCAGATGAACGAGATGCCGTTATTCATGCATTCAAGCACGATCAACGTCATGGTCTTAGTTACAATCACTACGCTGCAATAGTTGAATTTTGGTTTTTTACTGGATGCCGTCCAAGTGAAGCGATCGGGTTTATGTGGGGTAAAGTTTCTCAAGATTGTACTTCTGTTATTTTTGACGGCTCTATTCAAACACTTGCCGATGGATCGCAAGTTTGGTCCGAGGGTTCAAAAAATAATAAATCTAGAGCGATTGCACTTAGCAAGCGAGTACAGTCTTTGTTATTGTCAATCAAACCAGAAAACGTTAAACCTAACACTTTAGTTTTTCCCTCACCTACTGGTAAGCCCATCAACTATAACAACTTTACTAAACGCGCTTGGCATACAATTGTTGATCCAATCAAACCAAATACTACACCCTATAATTGCAGAGATACTTTTATCACGCTGCAATTGCTTAACGGAGTTCCAAGCGCTGTAATTGCTAAATGGTGTGACACTTCTACTCAGATGATCGATAAAAACTATGCAGATAAGTTGAAGTTGTCACAATTACGCCCTATAGACTAA
- a CDS encoding helix-turn-helix domain-containing protein, giving the protein MSTNPHIGSSFDNLLEEEGIIAEVEAIALKRAIAWQVKQAMAEKKLTKTALAKQMKTSRSSIDRLLDPDNPSVTIDTIERAAAVVGKRVRLELVDGNERLTQATAE; this is encoded by the coding sequence ATGAGTACAAATCCGCATATTGGTTCATCTTTTGACAACCTGTTAGAAGAAGAAGGAATAATTGCCGAAGTAGAAGCGATCGCACTCAAGCGCGCGATCGCCTGGCAAGTAAAACAAGCAATGGCAGAAAAGAAACTAACTAAAACGGCGCTAGCGAAGCAGATGAAAACAAGCAGGTCGTCGATTGATCGGTTGCTCGATCCAGACAATCCATCCGTAACGATAGACACAATCGAACGTGCTGCGGCGGTAGTTGGCAAGCGAGTGCGACTGGAATTAGTCGATGGCAACGAACGCTTAACACAAGCGACAGCCGAATAA
- the psbD gene encoding photosystem II D2 protein (photosystem q(a) protein) — protein sequence MTIAVGQPASRGWFDVVDDWLKRDRFVFIGWSGLLLFPCAYMALGGWLTGTTFVTSWYTHGIASSYLEGCNFLTVAVSTPANSMGHSLLFLWGPEAQWDFTRWCQMGGLWTFVALHGAFALIGFMLRQFEIARLVGVRPYNALAFSAPIAVFVSVFLMYPLGQSGWFFAPSFGVAAIFRFLLFFQGFHNWTLNPFHMMGVAGVLGGALLCAIHGATVENTLFEDGDKANTFRAFNPTQAEETYSMVTANRFWSQIFGIAFSNKRWLHFFMLFVPVTGLWMSAVGVVGLALNLRAYDFVSQELRAAEDPEFETFYTKNILLNEGIRAWMAPQDQPHEHFQFPEEVLPRGNAL from the coding sequence ATGACAATAGCAGTAGGACAGCCAGCGAGTCGAGGATGGTTTGACGTCGTTGATGACTGGCTAAAACGAGATAGATTCGTATTCATCGGGTGGTCAGGACTGTTACTATTTCCCTGCGCGTACATGGCGTTAGGGGGATGGCTAACCGGAACAACATTCGTGACATCGTGGTACACGCACGGAATTGCATCGTCATATTTAGAAGGATGCAACTTCTTAACAGTAGCAGTATCAACACCAGCAAACAGCATGGGACACTCATTGCTGTTCTTGTGGGGGCCAGAAGCGCAGTGGGACTTCACACGTTGGTGTCAGATGGGCGGATTGTGGACATTCGTAGCACTACACGGAGCATTTGCCCTGATTGGCTTCATGCTCCGGCAATTTGAGATTGCCCGCCTAGTGGGAGTCCGGCCCTACAACGCGTTGGCATTCAGTGCACCGATTGCGGTATTCGTCAGCGTGTTCTTGATGTACCCCTTGGGACAATCAGGATGGTTTTTTGCTCCCAGCTTTGGCGTAGCAGCGATTTTCCGCTTCTTGCTATTTTTCCAAGGATTCCACAACTGGACACTCAACCCCTTCCACATGATGGGAGTAGCCGGCGTGTTAGGTGGGGCGTTGTTGTGTGCGATTCACGGTGCAACCGTAGAGAACACACTATTTGAAGACGGTGACAAAGCCAACACGTTCCGTGCGTTCAACCCAACACAAGCGGAAGAAACCTACAGCATGGTGACCGCGAACCGCTTCTGGTCGCAAATTTTCGGGATTGCGTTTTCCAACAAGCGTTGGTTGCACTTTTTCATGTTGTTTGTGCCGGTCACTGGCTTGTGGATGAGTGCGGTAGGAGTTGTCGGTTTAGCACTTAACTTGCGGGCGTATGATTTCGTCTCGCAAGAGTTGCGTGCGGCAGAAGACCCCGAATTCGAGACATTCTACACCAAAAACATTCTGCTCAATGAAGGTATTCGGGCTTGGATGGCTCCCCAAGACCAGCCTCACGAGCATTTCCAATTCCCTGAAGAAGTATTGCCTCGTGGTAATGCTTTGTAA
- a CDS encoding DUF5906 domain-containing protein, which produces MQEYNRTTQAQLTEVSKSEPCIHCGKPDWCYRLGDLTVCKRGAEPANGWHQTEKTDKDGSYFYAPDAPLKPIRPASKQEFFYCDREGNPLIKVLRIDDGNGKKSFAQYHWNGKRWLEGCPEEIRPRIPIYRYQQIRKAIAAGRPIFIVEGEGVADALHRIGLAATTTLGGSGKYRAYGGYLDDLKGADIVLCPDRDQPGLKHMEMVAEDFPDARWLYAPPGDFYWQNLPASGGLDVSDWIADGATKDQILNAINTNKNYDLSRAGARIKKGIICQDNTSNDHQLTVPAANEVFTQKAIDALYSDTNWIALDGQLYRWVGTHYSLVSTAAEKARIARWCNSTPVQGNSNNWSYAYAKSSYVDAIWNWSLVSFAVDPALVNPPGINCLNGRITISWEDKRPSWQLAPHNHEVIYTYVSEFEFNPNADPTDCDRLLSCLEPAQRDIFIKTLAASLDLDKIRLFKSRVRALLCKGDGNNGKDSLREAVQALYGGMGVVSATFNDFHQYDTSSHKFTLAKLEHARISWSSENSNLSRIDSLQSLKAAITGDTLSLELKNVNERPMNPRCIFLFNINDMPRLQASLEANESRWAVLTFDKTFKLNADPNKGEIEADPRFKYDPTFLQTQVVPALLNKMLAALPDVAANGIDYSCTEEALQEIRRENNHLLEFCQEVGLDYQVGGQVFIGELYDLLFQWYLDNGYVEITTDAKGKQKNIWNEPIHRDDKLVKASHQVFQRFSELFPKIKREEDKSNRGKKGSWYLSGINIGGATGGAIGGATGGALAPSQSQGGASGAILSTLRLLIEQLKYLDEQQVTDLVKQLESKYGLIAPLAPLVELARVEAPPMAPPEAPLSSTDDLNAKFTVNTSSAYNEGSTAVVANAIGEIGSISQDNHNNFFGNTHPFKIGSKVAHVDPKRESYNWHGTITEINADKAKVHWEERKGLRGGQVLTHRLSDLRLI; this is translated from the coding sequence ATGCAAGAATACAACCGTACTACTCAAGCCCAACTAACTGAAGTTTCTAAATCTGAACCGTGCATTCACTGCGGTAAACCTGACTGGTGCTATCGACTCGGAGACTTAACCGTTTGCAAGCGTGGTGCAGAACCTGCAAACGGATGGCACCAGACCGAGAAGACAGATAAGGACGGTTCTTACTTTTACGCGCCTGACGCGCCGCTCAAACCGATTCGACCCGCGAGTAAACAAGAATTCTTTTACTGCGATCGCGAAGGCAACCCGCTAATCAAGGTGCTGCGCATCGACGATGGCAACGGCAAAAAGTCTTTCGCTCAGTATCACTGGAATGGCAAGCGGTGGTTAGAGGGATGTCCTGAAGAAATTCGACCGCGCATTCCGATTTACCGTTACCAGCAGATTAGGAAGGCGATCGCTGCGGGGAGACCGATTTTTATCGTTGAAGGTGAGGGCGTTGCTGACGCGCTACACCGCATTGGACTAGCCGCGACGACTACTTTAGGTGGTTCAGGTAAATACCGCGCGTATGGGGGCTATTTAGACGACTTAAAGGGCGCGGATATAGTTTTATGCCCTGACCGCGATCAACCAGGCTTAAAGCACATGGAAATGGTCGCTGAGGACTTTCCTGATGCGCGATGGTTATACGCGCCGCCAGGCGACTTTTATTGGCAGAATTTACCCGCGTCAGGCGGTTTAGATGTTTCAGATTGGATTGCCGACGGCGCAACAAAAGACCAAATACTAAATGCTATTAATACTAATAAAAATTATGATCTCTCACGCGCGGGCGCGCGTATAAAAAAAGGTATTATTTGTCAAGATAATACCTCAAATGACCACCAGTTAACGGTTCCAGCCGCTAACGAAGTGTTCACACAAAAAGCAATCGATGCGCTTTACAGCGATACAAATTGGATTGCGCTTGACGGGCAACTGTATCGATGGGTAGGTACGCATTACTCGCTTGTCTCGACCGCTGCGGAGAAAGCAAGAATCGCGCGGTGGTGCAATTCAACGCCAGTACAGGGAAATAGCAACAACTGGTCTTACGCCTACGCAAAATCGAGTTACGTTGATGCGATTTGGAATTGGTCGCTGGTGAGTTTCGCGGTTGATCCGGCGCTCGTTAACCCGCCAGGAATTAATTGTTTGAACGGACGGATAACAATTTCGTGGGAAGATAAACGCCCTTCGTGGCAACTTGCACCACACAACCATGAAGTGATTTACACCTACGTCAGTGAATTTGAATTCAATCCGAATGCGGACCCGACGGATTGCGATCGCCTGCTGTCGTGTCTTGAACCTGCACAAAGAGACATTTTTATCAAAACGCTGGCTGCAAGTTTGGACTTAGATAAAATCCGTCTGTTCAAAAGTCGCGTTCGAGCGCTGCTGTGTAAAGGCGACGGTAACAACGGTAAAGACAGCCTACGTGAAGCGGTGCAAGCGCTGTACGGCGGTATGGGGGTTGTCAGTGCAACGTTTAATGATTTCCACCAATACGACACGAGCAGCCACAAATTTACGCTAGCCAAGCTCGAACACGCGCGGATCAGTTGGAGTAGTGAGAATTCAAATTTGTCGCGCATCGATTCGTTGCAAAGTTTGAAGGCGGCGATTACTGGCGATACGCTGTCGCTCGAACTTAAAAACGTCAACGAGCGCCCCATGAACCCGCGCTGCATCTTCCTGTTCAACATCAACGATATGCCACGTCTACAAGCCTCGCTAGAGGCTAATGAGTCGCGTTGGGCAGTTCTGACTTTCGATAAGACTTTCAAGCTGAATGCCGACCCAAATAAAGGGGAAATCGAGGCTGATCCGCGCTTTAAGTACGATCCGACATTTTTACAAACGCAAGTTGTGCCAGCGCTGCTCAATAAAATGCTGGCTGCATTGCCTGATGTTGCAGCGAACGGCATCGATTACAGCTGCACCGAGGAAGCGTTGCAGGAAATTAGGCGGGAGAATAATCACCTACTGGAGTTCTGTCAAGAGGTTGGGCTTGATTACCAAGTCGGTGGTCAAGTTTTTATTGGAGAGTTGTATGACCTTCTGTTTCAGTGGTACTTAGACAACGGGTATGTAGAAATCACAACTGATGCTAAAGGTAAACAAAAAAATATTTGGAATGAACCAATTCACCGCGATGACAAACTGGTGAAAGCTTCGCACCAAGTATTTCAAAGATTCTCTGAGTTATTCCCAAAAATAAAAAGGGAAGAAGACAAATCTAATCGTGGCAAAAAAGGAAGCTGGTATCTCAGCGGAATTAATATCGGTGGAGCTACAGGGGGAGCTATCGGTGGAGCTACAGGGGGAGCCTTAGCTCCCTCACAGAGCCAAGGTGGAGCCAGTGGAGCTATTTTGTCTACCTTACGTTTACTCATCGAGCAACTAAAATACCTCGATGAACAGCAAGTGACGGATTTAGTGAAACAATTAGAAAGTAAATATGGCTTAATAGCTCCACTGGCTCCACTCGTAGAATTAGCAAGGGTTGAGGCTCCCCCTATGGCTCCACCGGAGGCTCCACTAAGCTCCACCGACGATCTAAATGCAAAATTTACTGTAAATACCTCAAGTGCATACAATGAGGGAAGTACAGCGGTTGTTGCTAATGCAATAGGTGAAATTGGCTCTATTTCACAAGACAACCACAATAATTTTTTTGGAAATACACATCCATTCAAAATAGGCTCAAAAGTTGCGCACGTTGACCCCAAACGCGAATCCTACAACTGGCACGGCACAATCACAGAAATCAATGCTGATAAGGCGAAAGTCCACTGGGAAGAACGTAAGGGACTCAGAGGAGGTCAAGTGCTAACGCATCGCTTGAGCGATTTACGCCTTATCTGA
- a CDS encoding type II toxin-antitoxin system RelE/ParE family toxin: MIDKRIPVVFYQTETGAEPVRDWLKELNKQERYLIGTDIKTVEFGWPIGMPTCRSIGNGLLEVRTNLPQGRIARVLFCIYEGKMVLLHGFIKKTQKTPKQDLDLARERKRKLEAIK, from the coding sequence ATGATAGACAAACGAATTCCTGTTGTTTTCTACCAAACCGAAACTGGCGCTGAGCCAGTGCGTGATTGGCTCAAAGAATTGAACAAGCAAGAGCGATATTTGATTGGCACTGACATCAAAACAGTGGAGTTTGGTTGGCCAATTGGAATGCCGACTTGCCGTTCAATCGGCAATGGGCTGCTTGAGGTTCGTACGAACCTACCACAAGGTCGAATTGCGCGTGTACTGTTCTGCATTTATGAAGGCAAGATGGTTTTGTTGCATGGATTCATTAAGAAAACACAGAAAACGCCAAAGCAAGATCTCGATTTAGCCAGGGAGCGTAAGCGAAAACTAGAGGCAATAAAATGA
- a CDS encoding NYN domain-containing protein, whose protein sequence is MPRSSPQAVLLVDGYNIIGAWSCLKKIRDSDGLEASRWQLIEDLTNYSAYQGYITQVVFDAHYQNTCSNYEVITETLSVYYTNFGETADTYIEKLCAGFRPYLRGIEPNDTTNKNSKLPIYSRISRIIVATSDRAQQLTVVGYGAEWLSAAQLKFEVQTTACRMRREKTSARKPASRFLANSIDTKARQRLAEMRMGIKKT, encoded by the coding sequence ATGCCCCGTTCCTCACCACAAGCTGTCCTCCTTGTTGACGGCTACAATATAATTGGCGCTTGGTCTTGTTTAAAAAAGATACGAGATAGCGACGGACTAGAAGCGTCGCGTTGGCAATTAATCGAAGACTTGACAAATTACAGCGCCTATCAAGGATATATTACTCAAGTCGTCTTTGATGCTCATTATCAAAATACCTGTAGTAACTACGAAGTCATTACAGAAACTTTGTCCGTTTACTACACAAATTTTGGTGAAACTGCTGATACATACATCGAAAAACTGTGTGCAGGGTTTCGACCATATCTGCGCGGTATCGAGCCTAACGATACTACGAACAAAAATAGTAAACTACCAATCTACTCTCGCATTTCTCGCATAATTGTTGCTACATCTGATAGAGCACAGCAATTGACAGTAGTAGGTTATGGGGCAGAATGGTTGTCAGCAGCACAACTTAAGTTCGAGGTACAAACAACAGCTTGTAGAATGCGGCGGGAAAAAACCTCGGCTAGAAAACCAGCTAGCCGTTTTTTAGCAAACTCTATAGACACTAAAGCGCGACAGCGTTTAGCAGAAATGAGAATGGGGATAAAAAAGACCTAA
- a CDS encoding energy-coupling factor ABC transporter ATP-binding protein, translating to MAEFAIQVRDLYFSWSNGADVLKSCTLEVPQGEFWMLLGTNGSGKSTLLKLLAGLLTPTSGDRQVLAPVGFVFQNPDHQLVMPTVGADVAFGLVEEKLSPTQVRHRVAEALAAVNLLELQRRPIYALSGGQKQRVAIAGAIARQSEVLLLDEPTALLDPDSQLDLVAQVRRLVKSRNLTALWVTHRLDELDYCDGAFLLEKGCVVDRGDPQRLKQRLMQVELAS from the coding sequence ATGGCTGAATTTGCCATTCAGGTGCGCGATTTATACTTTAGTTGGTCTAACGGCGCAGATGTCTTAAAATCATGCACCTTAGAAGTTCCGCAGGGCGAGTTTTGGATGCTGCTAGGAACTAATGGTAGTGGAAAATCAACGCTTCTAAAACTTTTAGCAGGTCTATTAACTCCTACGTCGGGCGATCGCCAAGTTTTAGCGCCTGTGGGTTTTGTATTCCAAAATCCTGACCACCAACTTGTCATGCCAACTGTTGGCGCTGATGTCGCTTTTGGGTTGGTAGAAGAAAAACTATCTCCAACTCAAGTCCGTCATCGAGTCGCTGAAGCGCTAGCAGCAGTCAATCTCCTAGAGTTACAGCGCAGACCCATCTATGCATTAAGTGGGGGTCAAAAACAAAGAGTGGCGATCGCCGGTGCGATCGCACGGCAAAGCGAAGTGCTACTATTAGATGAACCAACAGCACTCCTCGATCCAGATAGCCAACTCGACTTAGTTGCACAAGTAAGACGGTTAGTTAAAAGCCGCAATTTAACAGCTTTGTGGGTAACGCATCGCTTAGATGAACTCGATTATTGCGATGGGGCGTTTCTGCTAGAAAAGGGCTGCGTAGTAGATCGTGGCGATCCGCAGCGGCTGAAACAGCGTTTGATGCAAGTAGAATTAGCATCCTAA